TGCTGGTTACACCAATGGACCTGGATTTCTTACTCCATTCAGATCCACTCGGTATCACTTGAAAGAATGGGCAGCAAGTGCACAAAAACCAAAAACACCGGAGGAGTTGTATAACTTGCGTCACTCTCGTGCTAGAAATGTAGTAGAGAGAActtttgggttgtggaagaaaaaGTGGGCTATCTTACGTTCTCCAAGCTTCTTTAACATTGAGGACCAGGTAACATATATCCATACAATCTTTGAGATGCACATGCAATAAAATGAAAGACAAATGCTAACTTAAACTAATATTTATGCAGATTCGAATTATTAGTGCGTGTGTTGTgttgcacaactatacaagggataGACAGTACATGATGGATGACCTATTGTTGGAGGAAGTGGATAATGAACTAGCAGCTCAGCCAATTGAGGCTGAAGATGGTGCCGGTTATATTAGAACTGTTTGGGTCACTAATGCATGGAAGAATTTTAGGAAGCAGTTGGCGGATGACATGTTTGCTGATTACCTTGTTGCCGATGCAGAACTAGAGATGTAGTAGGATGAGTGTGCTAGCTAGCTGATGTTTTTTTTTGTGTTCTATTTGCTATCGGAAGTAACACGTGGATATTAGATAGTGCCTTTTGGATATTTTGTGATCGTTACTACATATTATGTATACCTACTTTTTTTAGCTTCTGGTGTTAACATATTATGTGTACCTACTTTTTTTTTACTTATGTAGGTCCATGGAGGAAGCTAACAAAAAGAAGTTTAGCAGGAATTACGTGCAATGGACTCCGGAGATGGACCGTGCTTTGTTGGACACGCTTATTGAGCATCACGAGAAGGGTGATCGTGCCCAAAATGGATGGAAGTCACATGTGTACCGTAATGCTATCAAGAATGTTCGCGAGAAGTGTGGGGTGGATGTGACAAAGGAGAAAATCGTATCAAGGTGCAAAACTTTTGACAAGCACTATGAGATTGTTAGTAAAATTCTTGCTCAGAGTGGGTTTGGATGGGATTGGGAAAGGAATGTCTTATTGCTTGATAGTGATGAAGTGTGGGACAGATATGTGGAGGTACGTGACATGTAACTTTCTAATTCTACTTTGTTTCAACTTAGGAATGCAAATTCACTTTGTGGGTGTTTGCAGGCTAACGAAAAAGCAGCTATATATAAAAACAAGGTCATCCACAATTGGAATGAGATATGTACCATTTACTCAAAGGACCATGCCAACGGTCATGGTGCTAGGACAGGTGCTGAGACCGCAAATAACACTGAGACTGAGGTGGTAGCACCAGATCGAGAAACCAATAATATCTCCCCTGATTTACCTGGTCCAACACCAAAGAGGCCACGTACAGGTGAAGCAATTTTGTGCATGCTAGGAAATATGACGACGTCTTTCAGTGAAGCAATCAAGTCTACCGAGCCATTACCAATGCCCGAGGTTACTCCTCCTTCTACGATACTTGCTGCATTAGAAGACATACCTGACTTCTCTAAAACGGACAAGCTGAGAGCTTATGGGAAGCTAGTCCGTACTGAGCGATTATTCCATGCACTTATGGAGCTTCCCCTGGAGTATAGGAAGGAATGGTTGCAGATGCTGGACTGATTCGTATCAAATGCGTTTTGTATCGTAAGAACTTAATATTGCATATGAGACTATGTATTGTGTATGGTTGGGACTTGGTGTTATCTTCTCGTTATTGTTTAGGATGGAACGTGGTATTATGTTTCTATCAATCTATTTGGACAAAATTACGCTTTGTTTGTTTTATTATTAATATTTTATTTGCACGGTATTATGTTGTCACGAATAGTAGCATGTTCTGCTGTTGTACATAGTCTACGCGTATGTACTAACATGGTACTGTTCAAAATCTAGTAGTACAGCAATTCACCACTTTGATCATCCAAACAGCATTTGGCATTCGACCTCAATATCTAGTCCGAGTAGTGAATATCTAAGACATCCAAACATAAATATTGGTATTTGATCTCAATATCAATATCCTGGATATTGGATATTGAACCCAATATAATGCCTAGCTTCCCAAATCAAACATCCAAACGAAgcgtaagtatcatgaaccttttaaagaggcttgcatgaagaatgaaattgttgttaatgattacaataaacatgctcaaactcctaagactgctatttcctataagcatgttaatttttgtggaatgcatagaccttgtgaaatTAATCAAatagaagatgaatattgtatccatcatattaatgaaaaaactagaaagtgggctagggctctagatgatcttggtaaaaaagtttgtgccctctatccttttatttgtgaagtttgccatagagtgggtcattttaattttcaatgctcctccaatgataatttgaaccccatgagtgctgcaagtttgtattgtgatgatgaaattactcctaatcagcatgatgaacttactttatttttgtggtgtgaagagctatcaagaaaaatctctttgttacatatgagtgatcttgatattgatgatgtcctgcatgggtgtttttcttattgcattgataatagtcatacaaatacttacatacaaaatattttagaagatgacaccttgccaaaatatgataggaccgctgtgtgttttgaactaattaatgaaaaggaggaatcctcccaagtttcttctattgtttctgaaagtaaatcaggttatgcggacaagccacccttcaagcctcttcctcctaaagaagggaacgaggagaaggaagagaagaagaagaagaagggaacgaagaagaagaagaataagaataaagagaaagaggtaacgacatatccccgcgtgaatgagataacgctaggtaaccgtaagtatgttgctcctaatgattattatgataatgaatctgaatacaatgatcttcctatgccctttacatacattagtgatcatgatttgaaagagcacactacttttgatattgcaaatctctgggaaactaattctgaaaatgatgatgttaataattgccatagtatcagtactatccatgcttcctcccataatgatatagaaagctctaagcttggggaagaggtgtttgaaaatccttttgctactgatcattatgtgtttgatacatctccttctagtaacaatgatggtatggtcatagatgaacctactgtgaaagataactattctatttcttatgatgacactatgcctccaatctttgatgattattataaagaatgctatgatataggttataactatccttatgaaacttgtcatagttatgactggattgccaaaaacaattcccttaatatgcaacttgtttaccatgttcaaattcttgataataatcttgctccaattactattaatgagaagaactcttcttatgccaaaattaatgatacttctatgcatatgaaccatgataagaatgttttaagtgatggct
This Lolium perenne isolate Kyuss_39 chromosome 1, Kyuss_2.0, whole genome shotgun sequence DNA region includes the following protein-coding sequences:
- the LOC127323380 gene encoding uncharacterized protein; this encodes MEEANKKKFSRNYVQWTPEMDRALLDTLIEHHEKGDRAQNGWKSHVYRNAIKNVREKCGVDVTKEKIVSRCKTFDKHYEIVSKILAQSGFGWDWERNVLLLDSDEVWDRYVEANEKAAIYKNKVIHNWNEICTIYSKDHANGHGARTGAETANNTETEVVAPDRETNNISPDLPGPTPKRPRTGEAILCMLGNMTTSFSEAIKSTEPLPMPEVTPPSTILAALEDIPDFSKTDKLRAYGKLVRTERLFHALMELPLEYRKEWLQMLD